One genomic window of Malaciobacter molluscorum LMG 25693 includes the following:
- the rpoC gene encoding DNA-directed RNA polymerase subunit beta' has protein sequence MSKTEKVLEPIEIKELERPQDFSAFQLRLASPEKILSWSCGEVKKPETINYRTLKPERDGLFCAKIFGPIKDYECLCGKYKKMRYKGVVCEKCGVEVTSSKVRRHRMGHIDLVSPVAHIWMVSSLPTRIGTLLGVKLKDLERVLYYEAYIVSEPGDAYYDNEKTKKVLKYDILNEEQYRTISDLFDHTGFEANMGGQVVRDLLETLDLFQLLDSLKEEMSGTKSEAKRKTIIKRLKVVENFINSGNRPEWMMLTQLPVLPPDLRPLVSLDGGKFAVSDVNDLYRRVINRNNRLKRLTELDAPEIIIRNEKRMLQEAVDALFDNGKTANAVKGANKRPLKSLSEIIKGKQGRFRQNLLGKRVDFSGRSVIVVGPSLNMDQCGIPKKMALELFKPHLMAKLEEKGYATTLKSAKRLIESQTNEVWECLSEIVNEYPVLLNRAPTLHKLSIQGFHPVLIDGKAIQLHPLVCAAFNADFDGDQMAVHVPLSQEAVAEAKILMMSSMNILLPASGRAIAVPSQDMILGIYYLSLEKDGVKGEHKLLTDVNEAKIALEMGQVDLNARIRTKLDNKVIHTTVGRLIIKEILPEFVPENLWNKILKKKDIGTLVDYIYKHGGYNVTPRFLDNLKNLGFRYATEAGISVSIDDIRVPASKVDHVAKSKKEVIEVQKQFSQGLLTEQERYNKIIDIWTEINNTLGTEMMDMIQSDKNGFNSIYMMADSGARGSAAQIRQLAGMRGLMAKPDGSIIETPIISNFREGLNVLEYFISTHGARKGLADTALKTANAGYLTRKLIDVSQNVRITIEDCGTHEGIRITDLSSGNELIESLEERITGRVIAEDIIDPISNEILFTEGTLITEEDAKVVAEAEVKSVVIRTPLTCKVEHGLCSKCYGLNLGEQRKATPGEAVGVVAAQSIGEPGTQLTLRTFHVGGTASATQTERELRVDKEGFIRYHNIKTYIDKENKAIVANRRNAGILLVEPKINAPFKGKVTVDTIHEETILTISNGKEEKKYYLRKNDVAKANELAGVSGKIDGKLYLPYSDGDEVEENESIVEMIKDGWNVPNRIPFASVLKVQDGAPITSHLTAKAKGRVKYYKLKGDYLERRDDIGAGEVVKDKGLFAVIVDNDEREALRHYVSRGSVIQFDNNTPVEKDTVIALPASDEQVVIAEWDPYANPSIAEEAGTISFEDIIPGVTVSEQYDELTGTSKLVVNEYIPAGYKPAIVLSTDKKQLLRYVLEPKTSLNISEGQKVEVADILGKTPKATQKSKDITGGLPRVSELFEARRPKNIAVLASFDGMVSFGKPLRNKQRIIITDENGVKAEYLVEKSKQILVHEGEFVHAGEALTEGQLASHDILKILGEKALHGFIVSEVQQVYRSQGVNIADKHIEVILSQMLRQVSILDGGDTKFIIGDMVSKKRFKQENEKIIKLGGEPAIAEPLLLGITRAAVTSDSIISAASFQETTKVLTEAAISAKMDMLEDLKENVVIGRTIPVGTGLYKDKKVKFSQGEK, from the coding sequence ATGAGTAAAACTGAAAAAGTATTAGAACCTATCGAAATAAAAGAGTTAGAAAGACCACAAGATTTTTCTGCTTTTCAACTTAGACTTGCAAGTCCAGAAAAAATTCTTTCTTGGTCTTGTGGTGAAGTTAAAAAACCAGAAACAATTAATTATAGAACTTTAAAACCAGAAAGAGATGGTCTTTTTTGTGCAAAAATATTTGGACCAATAAAAGATTATGAGTGTCTTTGTGGTAAATATAAAAAAATGAGATATAAAGGTGTTGTGTGTGAAAAATGTGGTGTTGAAGTAACATCATCAAAAGTGCGAAGACACAGAATGGGTCATATTGATTTAGTTTCACCAGTTGCACACATCTGGATGGTATCTTCTCTTCCTACAAGAATAGGTACATTACTTGGTGTTAAATTAAAAGATTTAGAAAGAGTATTATATTATGAAGCATATATTGTATCTGAACCAGGTGATGCATATTATGATAATGAAAAAACTAAAAAAGTTTTAAAATATGATATTTTAAACGAAGAACAATATAGAACTATTTCTGATTTATTTGATCATACTGGATTTGAAGCAAATATGGGTGGTCAAGTAGTTAGAGATTTATTAGAAACTTTAGATTTATTCCAATTATTAGATTCTTTAAAAGAAGAGATGTCAGGAACAAAATCTGAAGCTAAAAGAAAAACTATTATTAAAAGATTAAAAGTTGTAGAAAACTTTATTAACTCTGGAAATAGACCTGAATGGATGATGTTAACTCAACTTCCTGTTCTTCCACCAGATTTAAGACCTTTAGTTTCACTTGATGGTGGTAAGTTTGCAGTTTCTGATGTTAATGATCTTTATAGAAGAGTTATTAATAGAAATAACAGACTTAAAAGATTAACAGAACTTGATGCTCCAGAAATTATTATTAGAAATGAAAAAAGAATGCTTCAAGAAGCAGTAGATGCATTATTTGACAATGGTAAAACTGCAAATGCAGTAAAAGGTGCAAATAAAAGACCTTTAAAATCATTATCTGAAATTATTAAAGGTAAACAAGGAAGATTTAGACAAAACTTACTTGGTAAAAGGGTTGACTTCTCAGGTAGATCTGTAATTGTTGTTGGACCTTCTTTAAATATGGACCAATGTGGTATTCCTAAAAAAATGGCTTTAGAGTTATTTAAACCACACTTAATGGCAAAATTAGAAGAAAAAGGTTATGCAACAACTTTAAAATCTGCAAAGAGATTAATTGAGAGTCAAACAAATGAAGTATGGGAATGTTTATCTGAGATAGTAAATGAATATCCAGTATTATTAAACAGAGCTCCAACTCTTCATAAATTATCAATTCAAGGTTTTCACCCTGTATTAATTGATGGAAAAGCTATTCAATTACACCCATTGGTTTGTGCGGCATTCAACGCCGACTTTGATGGTGACCAAATGGCTGTGCATGTACCTTTATCACAAGAAGCAGTTGCAGAAGCAAAAATTCTTATGATGTCATCTATGAATATTCTTTTACCAGCATCAGGTAGAGCTATTGCTGTACCATCACAAGATATGATTTTAGGTATTTATTACCTATCATTAGAAAAAGATGGTGTAAAAGGTGAGCATAAATTATTAACTGATGTTAATGAAGCTAAAATTGCATTAGAGATGGGTCAAGTAGATTTAAATGCAAGAATTAGAACGAAACTTGATAATAAAGTTATCCACACTACTGTTGGTAGACTTATTATAAAAGAAATTTTACCAGAGTTTGTTCCTGAAAATTTATGGAATAAAATTTTAAAGAAAAAAGATATTGGTACTTTAGTAGATTATATTTATAAGCATGGTGGATATAATGTAACTCCAAGATTCTTAGATAACCTTAAAAACTTAGGTTTTAGATATGCAACTGAAGCTGGTATTTCTGTATCTATTGATGATATTAGAGTTCCTGCATCAAAAGTTGATCATGTAGCTAAATCTAAAAAAGAAGTTATTGAAGTTCAAAAACAATTCTCTCAAGGTTTATTAACTGAGCAAGAAAGATATAATAAAATTATTGATATCTGGACTGAAATTAATAATACTCTTGGAACAGAGATGATGGATATGATCCAAAGTGATAAAAATGGATTCAATTCTATTTATATGATGGCCGATTCAGGGGCTAGGGGTTCTGCTGCTCAGATTAGACAATTAGCAGGTATGAGGGGTCTTATGGCTAAGCCAGATGGATCAATTATTGAAACTCCTATTATTTCTAACTTTAGAGAAGGATTAAACGTACTTGAATACTTTATTTCTACTCACGGTGCTAGAAAAGGTCTTGCGGATACAGCTTTAAAAACAGCAAATGCTGGGTATTTAACAAGAAAACTTATTGATGTATCTCAAAATGTGAGAATTACAATCGAAGATTGTGGTACTCATGAAGGTATTAGAATTACAGATTTATCTTCTGGTAATGAGCTTATTGAGTCACTTGAAGAAAGAATTACAGGTAGAGTAATTGCTGAAGATATTATTGATCCTATTTCAAATGAAATTCTATTTACAGAAGGAACTTTAATTACTGAAGAAGATGCAAAAGTTGTTGCAGAAGCTGAAGTAAAATCAGTTGTAATTAGAACACCATTAACTTGTAAAGTTGAACATGGATTATGTTCTAAATGTTATGGATTAAACCTTGGTGAACAAAGAAAAGCAACTCCGGGTGAAGCAGTTGGTGTTGTTGCAGCTCAATCAATTGGTGAGCCTGGAACTCAGCTTACACTTAGAACTTTTCACGTTGGGGGGACAGCATCTGCTACTCAAACAGAAAGAGAATTAAGAGTTGATAAAGAAGGTTTCATCAGATACCATAATATCAAAACATATATTGATAAAGAAAATAAAGCAATTGTAGCAAATAGAAGAAATGCAGGTATTTTATTGGTTGAACCTAAAATAAATGCACCTTTTAAAGGTAAAGTTACTGTTGATACAATTCATGAAGAAACTATTTTAACTATTTCTAATGGAAAAGAAGAGAAAAAATATTACCTTAGAAAAAATGATGTTGCAAAAGCAAATGAACTTGCTGGGGTATCTGGTAAGATTGATGGTAAATTATATCTTCCTTATTCTGATGGTGATGAAGTTGAAGAGAATGAATCTATCGTTGAAATGATTAAAGATGGTTGGAATGTTCCAAACAGAATTCCTTTTGCATCTGTATTAAAAGTTCAAGATGGTGCTCCTATTACTTCACACTTAACAGCTAAAGCTAAAGGTAGAGTTAAATACTATAAGCTTAAAGGTGATTATTTAGAAAGAAGAGATGATATTGGTGCTGGTGAAGTTGTAAAAGATAAAGGTCTTTTTGCTGTTATTGTTGATAATGATGAAAGAGAAGCATTAAGACACTATGTATCAAGAGGTTCTGTTATCCAATTTGATAATAATACTCCTGTAGAAAAAGATACAGTAATTGCTCTTCCTGCAAGTGATGAACAAGTTGTAATTGCAGAATGGGATCCATATGCAAACCCTTCTATTGCAGAAGAAGCTGGTACTATTTCTTTTGAAGATATTATTCCTGGTGTTACTGTATCTGAACAATATGATGAATTAACAGGTACTTCAAAACTAGTTGTTAATGAGTATATTCCAGCAGGTTATAAACCAGCAATCGTTTTATCTACTGATAAAAAACAGTTATTAAGATATGTACTTGAGCCTAAAACTTCATTAAATATTAGTGAAGGTCAAAAAGTTGAAGTTGCAGATATTTTAGGTAAAACTCCAAAAGCAACTCAAAAATCTAAAGATATTACTGGAGGTCTTCCAAGAGTATCTGAATTATTTGAGGCAAGAAGACCTAAAAATATTGCAGTTCTTGCATCATTTGATGGTATGGTTTCATTTGGAAAACCACTTAGAAATAAACAAAGAATCATCATCACTGATGAAAATGGTGTTAAAGCTGAATATTTAGTAGAGAAATCTAAACAAATATTAGTTCACGAAGGTGAGTTTGTTCATGCTGGTGAGGCATTAACAGAAGGTCAATTAGCATCACATGATATATTGAAAATCTTAGGTGAAAAAGCACTTCATGGATTTATTGTATCAGAAGTACAACAAGTATATAGATCTCAAGGGGTTAATATAGCAGATAAACATATTGAAGTTATTTTATCTCAAATGTTAAGACAAGTATCTATTCTTGATGGTGGGGATACTAAATTCATTATCGGTGATATGGTATCTAAGAAAAGATTTAAACAAGAAAATGAGAAAATTATTAAATTAGGTGGAGAACCAGCAATTGCAGAACCATTATTACTTGGTATTACAAGAGCAGCTGTTACATCTGATTCTATTATCTCAGCAGCATCATTCCAAGAGACTACAAAAGTTCTTACAGAAGCAGCGATTTCTGCTAAAATGGATATGCTAGAAGACTTAAAAGAAAATGTTGTAATTGGTAGAACAATTCCAGTTGGAACAGGTCTTTATAAAGATAAAAAAGTTAAATTTTCTCAAGGGGAAAAATAA